DNA from Krasilnikovia cinnamomea:
CCGCTACGCCGAGGCGGCCGGTGAGCAGCGCGCCGTGATCGCCCGGGCCCTGCGCGCCGCCGGTGCCGCCCACCTGCGACTGCGCACCGACACGGACTGGCTGCTGGACATGGTCCGCTTCGTCGCGGCCCAACGACACGCTCGCACCAGGGGGACCACCCGATGATCCGTTTCCTGGCACCCTGGTGGCTGCTGGCCTGGCTGCCCGTCATCGCCGTCGCCGGGGTGTACGTGTGGCGCCAGTTCCGGCAGCGCTCGTACGCGATCCGGTTCACCAACGTCGACCTGCTGCGTACGCTCGCCCCCAAGGGTCTGGGCTGGCGCCGGCACTTGGCTGCGGCCGCGTTCCTGCTCAGCATGGTCGCGCTGGCCTCGGCGATGGCCCGGCCCTCGGTGGACCGCAAGGAGCCGCTGGAACGGGCCACGGTCATGCTGGCGATCGACGTGTCGCTGTCCATGCAGGCCGACGACGTCGCCCCGACCCGGATCCAGGCCGCGCAGGAGGCGGCGAAGGCGTTCGTCGACGAGCTGCCGCCCACCTACAACCTGGGGCTGGTGTCGTTCGCGAAGTCGGCCAACGTGCTGGTGCCGCCGACCAAGGACCGCGCCGCGGTGCTGGCGGGCATCGACGGCCTGACCCTGGCCGAGGCCACCGCGACCGGCGAGGCGGTCTTCACCTCGCTGGACGCCATCCGGTCCGTGCCCGCCGACGGCGCCGACGGCGCCCCGCCCGCCCGGATCGTGCTGCTCTCCGACGGCTACCGCACGTCGGGACGATCCATCGAGGACGCGGCCACCGCGGCCTCGTCCGCGAACGTCCCGGTCTCCACGATCGCTTTCGGTACGGACACCGGCGTCGTGGACATCCGCGGCCAGTTGCAGCGGGTGCCGGTGGACCGGCTGTCGTTGCAGCAGCTCGCCGAGACGACCAAGGGCTATTTCTACGAGGCCGCCTCGGTCGGCGAGCTGAAGCAGGTGTACGAGGACATGGGCTCCTCCATCGGCCACCGGATCGAACCGCGCGAGGTCACCCAGTGGTACGCCGGTGCGGCCCTGCTGTTCGGCCTGGTGGCGGCGGGCCTGAGTCTGCTGTGGACCTCGCGGCTGCCGTGAGCATGTGGTCAGGGTGTGCTGTGCACCAGCACGAACAGCACGACCACCCAGACGGTGGCGATGGTGAAGCCGAGGGGCGCGACGAAGCGGCTCATCTGCGGAACCTCCGGAAGTGAAGACCGGCGGGGACAGCGCACACGTCACGTCGCGGCCGGCACCGCTCCCCGGCGGTCGCGGCGCGCACGACCGGGCCCGCAGCCGATCATGCGGCCTGCGGGTGGGGAGGGCGGGAGGGTGTCAGCCTCAGGCGGGCTGACGACCGGCCCGGCCGCGACTAGGAGGATCGCTATCTCGCACAGCGATCACCTCCGTCGGTCGCGGGCCACGATTCGTGGCGGTCTTCGGGCCGTCCGAGAGCGTACCTCTTAAGCGCGACATAAGGAAAACGGGCGCGTGCCCGGCGTGGCGCGAACCACCCGCTAGTCTCCACATGATCCCCGCAGCAGAAGGAGTACGCGTGCCACGCACCGTGTTGGTCACCGGAGGCAACCGCGGCATCGGCCTGGCCATCGCGCAGGAGTTCGCCAAGCAGGGCGACCGGGTCGCGGTCACCCACCGCGGCAGCGGCGCACCCGACGGGCTGTTCGGCGTCCAGTGCGACATCACCGACAGCGCCGCCGTCGACGCCGCGTTCACCACCGTCGAGGCCGAGCTGGGCCCGGTCGAGGTGCTGGTCGCCAACGCCGGCATCACCGACGACACCCTGCTGCTGCGCATGTCGGAGGAGCAGTTCACCCGGGTCCTGGACACCAACCTGACCGGGGCGTTCCGGTGCGCGAAGCGGGCCAGCGCCAAGATGCTGCGCGCCAAGTGGGGCCGGATCATCTTCATCTCCTCGGTCGTCGGCCTCTACGGCGGCCCCGGCCAGGTCAACTACGCCGCCAGCAAGGCCGGGCTGGTCGGCATGGCCCGCTCGATCACCCGCGAGCTGGGCAGCCGCAACATCACCGCGAACGTGGTCGCCCCCGGCTTCATCGAGACCGACATGACCGACGCCTTGCCCGAAGCCCGCCGGGCGGAGATCATCAACGCCGTCCCGGCCGGGCGGCTCGCCCAGGCCAGCGAGGTCGCCGCCGCGGTGACCTGGCTGGCCGGCGACTCCGCGGCGTACGTCTCGGGCGCCGTGATCCCGGTCGACGGCGGCCTCGGCATGGGCCACTGACGACCCGTTCCACCTACTCAGGAGAGACCCGTGTCTGCACTGCTCGCCGGCAAGCGCCTGCTCATCACCGGCATCATCACCGACGCCTCCATCGCGTTCTCGGTGGCGAAGCTGGCACAGGAGAACGGCGCCACGGTCGTGCTCACCGGCTTCGGCCGGCTGTCGCTGGTCGAGCGGATCGCCAAGCGGCTACCCGAGCCGGCGCCCGTCATCGAACTGGACGTGACCAACGCCGAGCACCTGGCCGGGCTGGCCGGCAAGGTCCGTGAGCACGTCGACGGGCTGGACGGGGTGGTGCACTCGATCGGGTTCGCGCCGCAGAGCTGCCTCGGCGGCGGCTTCCTCGACGCGCCGTGGGAGGACGTGGCGACCGCGGTGCAGGTCTCCACGTACTCATACAAGTCCCTGGCCACGGCGTGTCTGCCGCTGATGGGCCGCGGCGGCAGCGTCGTCGGCCTGACCTTCGACGCCACCAAGGCGTGGCCGGTCTACGACTGGATGGGCGTGGCCAAGGCCGGGCTGGAGTCCGCCTCCCGCTACCTCGCCCTGCACCTGGGCGAGCAGGGCATCCGCAGCAACCTGGTGTCGGCCGGGCCGCTGCGCACCATGGCCGCCAAGTCGATCCCCGGCTTCGAGCAGTTCGAACAGGCCTGGTCGGACCGCGCGCCGCTCGGCTGGGACCTGCAGGACCAGGAGCCCGCCGCCCGCGCGGTGTGCGCGCTGCTGTCCGACTGGTTCCCGGCCACCACCGGCGAGATCGTGCACGTCGACGGCGGCTACCACGCCCTGGGGGCCTGAGGCCGACCTCACATGGTCGGTCCCGGCAGCGCTCGGGAAGGATGGTCGCCGTGGGTTACGACGCTTTCCTGCTGATGTCCTTCGGCGGCCCGGAACACCGCGACGACGTCATGCCGTTCCTGCGCAATGTGACGCGCGGGCGCGGCGTGCCCGAGGAGCGGCTCGCCGAGGTTGCCGAGCACTACTACCACTTCGGCGGGGTGTCGCCGATCAACCAGCAGTGCCGTGACCTGCTGGCCGCGATCGACGCCGACTTCGCCGCGCACGGGCTGCGCCTGCCGACGTACTGGGGCAACCGCAACTGGCAGCCGATGCTGGCCGACACGGTGGCGCGGATGCGCGACGACGGCGTCACCTCCGCGCTCGGCTTCGCCACCAGCGCGTACGGCGGGTACTCGTCGTGCAAGCAGTACTGGGAGGACATCGCCGCGGCCCGCGCGCACGTCGGGCCCGGCGCGCCCCGGATCGCCAAGCTGCGCCAGTTCCACGACCACCCCGGCTTCGTGCGGCCGCACGCGGACGCCGTACGTGAGGCTCTGGCCGGTCTGGATCCCGCCCGGCGGGCGAGCACCCGGCTGGTGTTCACCGCCCACTCGATCCCGGTGAGCATGGCCGCCACGGCCGGGCCGGACGGCGGCCGCTACACCGCCCAGTTGCACGAAACCGCCGCCCTGGTGCACGCCGCGGCCGCCCCCGACCTGCCGTGGGACCTGGTCTGGCAGAGCCGCTCCGGGCCACCGCAGGTGCCGTGGCTGGAGCCGGACATCAACGACCACCTGCGGGAGCTGGCCGACAAGGGGGTCACCGACGTCGTGGTGAGCCCGATCGGCTTCGTCTCCGACCACCTGGAGGTTGTGTGGGACCTGGACAACGAGGCCGCCGCGACCGCTGAGGAGCTCGGCCTCGGATACGCCCGCGCGGCCACCCCCGGCACGGATCCCCGGTTCGTGGCGATGGTCCGGGAGCTGGTACTGGAGCGGACCGACCAGATCGTGCCCGCCCGGCTGGGTACGCTCCCCGTCTGGGACGTGTGCCCCGAGAACTGCTGCCCGCCCCCACCGCGACGAGGAGCGTCATGAGCGAGCGCAAGGCCATCGAGAGCTGGCTCACCGACATGGACGGGGTCCTCGTACACGAGGGTGTGCCCGTCCCCGGCGCGCCTGAGTTCGTGGCGAAGATGCAGCAGTCCGGCAAGCCGTTCCTCATCCTGACGAACAACTCCATCTACACCCCGCGCGACCTGCAGGCCCGACTCAGCCGCATGGGCATCGAGGTGCCGGAGCGGGCCATCTGGACCTCCGCACTGGCCACCGCCCAGTTCCTCGCCGATCAGCGGCCCGACGGCACCGCGTACGTGATCGGCGAGGCGGGCCTGACCACGGCGCTGCACGCCGTCGGGTACGTGCTGACCGACTACGCCCCGGACTACGTCGTGCTCGGGGAGACCCGGACGTACAGCTTCGAGGCCATCACCAAGGCGATCCGGCTGATCAACGGCGGCGCCCGGTTCATCTGCACCAACCCCGACGTGACCGGACCGTCGAACGCGGGCGACCTGCCCGCCGCCGGCTCCGTCGCCGCGATGATCTCCAAGGCGACCGGGGTGGATCCGTACTTCGTGGGCAAGCCCAACCCGATGATGATGCGCTCGGCGCTGAACACCATCGAGGCGCATTCGGAGAGTACGGCGATGATCGGCGACCGGATGGACACCGATGTGCTGTGCGGGCTGGAGGCGGGGTTGCAGACGATCCTGGTGCTCACGGGGATCAGTACGCGCGCCGAGACGGAGCGGTACCCGTACCGGCCGTCGCGCATCGTCGACAGCGTCGCGGACCTCATCGACGAACTGTGAGGCTCAGTCGGTGACGCGTACGGACACCGGAGCGCCCTGTCGCGCGTCCAGCACCACCCGCTCACCCAGCGGCTGAGCGAGGGACACGGTCTCGGTCCGCGTGAAGCCGATCATGGTGCAGGTCTCGTTGCCGTCGTTGTGCCGTCGTTCGACCACCACGAGCACGACGACGGCGTTGCTGGACTCGATCGCCTCCGCGTGATAGTCGGCGCCGCACGGCTCGCTGGCCGGATCGTGTGGCCCGACGAAGGACACGGTCAGGCGCTTGCTGGTGAGGGCGGTGGTGGTGGCGGCGTCGATGGTTTCGCCGGCCAAGGAGGCGTCCGGGTCCCAGGGCGGGGCGGTCACCGTGACGACGTCCGAGCCGCCGACGGCGGGGTAGCGCACCCGCAGCGCCGTGTCCTTCAGCGTGTACTCCCAGGCTGGCACGGTCGCCGCGCCCCTGGTGGTGTCGACCTGCATGGTGACCGGGCGGGCGTCGGTGACGGTCACCGGGGGGCAGCCACCGCACCCCGCATCGCCCTTGTGCCGGTGCGCGGCGAGCGCTTCCTCAGCCGGGATCACCGCCACGCTCCGGGACACCCCGTCGGTCCAGGTGATCGTCCCGGTACGACGCGAGGTGACCGGCAGCGGCCCGGCCGGGACCAGGTGACCGGCCGTCAATGCCGGTTTGATGCTTTCGTTGGCGGGCTCGAGCTCGCCGGTCCACTCGGTCGGTTCTCCCACCGGAACGAACCTGCGGGCGGCCTGCACCTCGCCGACCGCCTTGTCGTACCGCGCCAGGACAGTGCGTGCCTGGTCGCGTAGCTCCGGCAGAGTCGGTGGCCGATCGCCAACGGCACCACCCGCGCCGCAGGCGCTGAGTGACATCACCGCGGTCAGGGCGAGTGCCCACCGCCGTCCGATCATGATCCGCTCACCTCCACGACCCGTTCGACGCGATGAGAACGCTGATGGTTGCATCGCAGCGCCCAGGTTCGGCCGAGTCGGCGGCATGGGTGACCGCACGGGCACCGATCACGCCCGGACAGGTGAGCGGCACCGCAACGCCCCGAGGCCAGCCGATTCGTGATGCGCAGGCGCGAGATGGATGGCTGGCTCCGCGTCGACACGGCCGGGCTTACGACGAAACGCCAGTTCAAGGAATGGGTGTCCCGGGGCGTCAGCTACGCCCGGTCGCAGCCTGCCAAGTGATCGGCGTCGTCAGTCCGCCCCCGGGCGGCGGTCCAGCTTGCGGAACGCGTTGAAGAGAATCACCGCTGCGGTGGCGGTCAGCATCATCCGCAGCACGTTGAGAACGTTCCAGCGCCAGGCGTAGGCGGAGAGCCGTTCCGGGTCGGCGGGATACCCGGCGCCGAACAGCTTGCTGACCACCGTGGCGACGATGAACGCGTTGAGCCCCATCAGGACGACAGCCACCAGGCTGGCCCGCCGGTAGTCGGCACGCAGTGCCGGGTCGCGGTTGAGGGCCAGCAGCAGCCAGGTGAGCAGCGCGGCCAGGAAGGTCAGCGGGACGAAGTACAGGGTGGGGCCGGTGTTGACGAAGAACCCGTGCAGCCGGGTCATCTGGGCCGGGGTGTCCACCACCCAGTTCGGCGAGAACACGATCGCTTCGTAGAGGTTGCCGAAGAACCAGTACGCCAGTCCCAGTACGGCGACCAGCGTCAACCACTTCTGCCGCGCAGGCGTCATGACCGTTCTCTCCGATCTCCGTTCGGGCCCACCATCAGGTGCCTGATGGTAGCATCAGGCACCTGATGGTGCGAGGCTGTCGGAATGGCGCAAGCGTTCGTTCCGATGGACCCCGACACCCAGCTGGGCTATCTGCTGGTGCGCTGCGGCGACCAGCAGGCGCGTGCCTGGCAGGAGGCGCTACGCGCACACGGCGTCAACCCGCGGCAGTTCAGCATGCTGGCGTCGCTGGCCCACGATCCCGGGATCAGCCAGGCCGAACTGGCCCGCCGTGTCATGGTCACTCCGCAGAGCATGAGTGAATCGCTGACCCGCCTGATCGACGACGGGCTGATCGCGCGCGGCAGCACCGAACCCGGCCGGCCCGCCCGCCTCGGGCTGACTGAGGCCGGTCGGCGGGCGCTCGAACGGGCCTATCCCGTGGTGAGCGCGCACCAGGAGCAGGCGTTCGCCGCGCTCACCGCGGATGAGAAGGCCGAACTCGCCCGCGTCCTGGGCAAGCTGACGCGCTGATGACGGAGAGAAACGAGGCCGCGGATGCGCTGGCCGACGGTCGGCAGAAGGCAGAGTCCGAGCAGATCTCGCCCGTGACACCGGGTCGAAGTGGAGGGCGGCGCCGCGGATGGCTGGTCATCTTGGGGGATGCTCGTCGTCACCATTGGCCAAGGCACTGGTACTCGGGGCGGGGTCGTCTACTCGAGAGCTGACCTGCCGCATCGTCCGGCGGCCGTAGCACTCGGAGTGGTCCTGGCGGTTATCGCGGCCGTGCCCCTCTTCCTGCTGCTGGGCGGGATTTTCTTCACCGCCCGAGATGGACTTCGGCGCCTGTTCAGGCGGTGACGTCGTGCCTGAGCGGTCAGCTCAGAACCCGGCGGCGACTCCGGCGAAGTATGCCGCGACCACCTGGGTGTGCAGGTCGAAGCCGAGCGGCTGGGGCGCGTCGAGGATTCGCCAGCCGTGGGACTCGGTGTTGGGAAGGCTCTGCGGCAGCGCGTCGGCGGAGGCCAGCGCCGGGAGCAGCCCGAAGATGAGCAGGGTGCCGTCCGGAGCGCTCAGTACGTCGAAAAGCCGTACCACCTTCGCCTCGACGCCCAAGCCCACTTCCTCGCGCAGCTCGCGTACGGTCGCCTCCTGCCAGGTCTCGCCGCGCTCGATGAAGCCCCCCGGCAGGGCCAGAAGGTCCTGGGCCGGGGGGATCGCCCGCCGTACGGTCAGCAGTCCCAGGCCGACCGGCTGCAGCGCGACCGCGACCGGCAGGGGGTTGAGGTAGCTGGTCTCCCCGCAGGCAGCGCAGCGCCTCGGCCAGGGCTGCCCGGGGGTGAACCGGGCGCCGCAGAACGTGCAGTGGGCGTAGCGGTCGAGCATGTCGGGCTCAGGGATGATGCAGCGGCGAATTGCAGGCCGCGACCAGCGCCTGCCGGCACGCCGAGGTGAGCGGGCGCAACGCGGCATCGCGCTGCTGCGCCTCGAATCCGTTGACCGCGCCGCCGGGGGCGCTGTGCTCGGCCAGCGCGAGCACCTGGTCGAGGATGCTGGCCCGGGCGAACAGCCGCCGCGAGCGCGGGTCGAAGCCCGGTGGCAGGGTGGCCGTGCTCTCCGGGCGGCGTAACGCCTGCAACGCCCCGGCCAGCTCGGGCCGCCACTGGGCGACGTCGAGGCGGGTCAGCTGCGCGGTGGCCTCGGTCAGCGCGGTGGTCAGCTCCGCCTCCGCCTCGGCGGCGGCCATCTGGAATCCGGGCCGGAAACCGGACGCGGGCACCGGGTGGAACCGCCACAGCACCGTTTCGAAGGTCACCCCGGAGCCGGACGTGTGGCGGCGCACCTCCGGAACCACGCCGAAGTCGGGGGTCATCACGGCCTCGCCCGCCAGCAGCGCGGCACCGGTCAGTTCGCCCGGGCCGGGCAGCCCCCGCGGGTCGCCGGGCGCCGGCAGCACCAGCCGGATGTCGTCGGGGTGCAGCTTGGCGAGGGCGGGCAGCGCCGCGGACAGGGCCACGTCGGTCCAGGTGCCGGGGGCGTCCGCGACCAGGTGCTCCTCGCCGGCGGCGATTTCATCGGCCAGCTCGTCGAACGACACGAGGCCGGCGCGCCAGGCACGCACCCAGGCGACGAACCGGGTCGAGCGGCGCACCGTCAGTGTCGCCGCATCAGCTGCGGGGGACATGCGAGCAAGGGTACGTGCCGTTCACCGGGGTTGTCTCGGCCGGAGCGTCGGCGGGGGTTACCCGCTCGGGGGAGTTACCGTGCGGGTCATGTATGGGGAGGATGTGCTCGCCGGGAACTGGCGAACGCGCAGGGTGGTGCCCGTCGTCGACGCCGTACGTGACCTGGTGGTGGAGGACGTGGACTCCGGGTTCTGCGGCGCCGTGGTCGGCTTCGAGCTGGGCGCCGTCGTGCTGGAGGACCGCAAGGGGCGCCGCCGCAACTTCCCGCTGGACCCGGCGTCGTTCCTGCTCGAGGGCAAGGTGGTGACACTGCGCCGTCCGGCGGGCGGCGCCGTGCCGGTGCGGCCGCGGCGGACCGCGTCCGGTTCGGTCGCGGTCGAGGGGGTACGCGCGCAGGTCGCCAAGGCCAGCCGGATCTGGGTCGAGGGGATCCACGACGCTGCCCTGGTGGAGCGGATCTGGGGCGACGACCTGCGCGTCGAGGGCGTCGTGGTGCAGCCGCTGGACGGCATCGACGAGCTGCCCGCGGCGGTGCGCGACTTCGCCCCGGGTCCCCGGCGCAAGCTCGGGGTGCTGGTCGACCATCTGGTGCCCGGCTCGAAGGAGAGCCGCATCGTCGCCGGGGTCACCTCACCGCACGTGCTGGTCACGGGGCATCCGTACGTGGACGTGTGGCAGGCGGTGAAGCCGGAGCGGGTGGGGCTGCGTGCCTGGCCGGTGGTGCCGCCGGGGCGGCCGTGGAAGGAGGGCGTCTGCGCCGCGGTCGGGGTGGCCGATCCGGTGGAGATGTGGCGCCGGATCCTCGCCGGGGTGAACAGCTACAAGGATGTCGAGACGCCGCTGGTCAACGCGGTGGAGCGGCTCATCGACTTCGTCACCGTCCTGGACGACCCGTCAGTCTGACCGGAGTGGCCGATCGCACCCCGAACTCTTCAACATCCGGGGTCGGAGTGCGCGGTCAGGCGAGGTGGGATGGGTCGCGGCCGAAGATGAACGTGGCGATGTCCAGCTTGGCCACCTCGCCGTCGGCGTCGCGCAGGGCGGTCAGGATCTCGCCGTCGTTCATGCCGGAGGTGCCGCGCCACCGGTCGGGGGCCTCGCGGACGAAGCGCCACGGCACCGTCGGCACGGTGAGGCAGGTCATCACCACGCCGTCGGTCTCCGCGCGGATCTCGTACTCGCGGCCCATCCACCACCAGCGGCCGCACAGCTCGGCGGCCTCACCCTCCGGCGCGGCCGTGGGCTGCCACGGCTGGGTGGCGACCGGCTCGGCGTCCAGCACCACGTTCAGCGCGTCCAGCGCCACCCGCTGGATGTGGGTGCCGCGCAGGCCGTACGAGTTGGCGAAGGCGATGACGCCGATGCGGCTGGGGCGGTGCACGGCCAGCTGCGCCACGTACCCGGGCATCGAACCGCCGTGGCCCACGAACACCCGCTCGCCGACCCGGTACAGCTGCGGGCCCAGCCCGTGCCCGGCGGTCCACGTCTCGTCGGCGATGACGACCGGCGCGCACATCTCGTCGAGGGTGTCGCGGGCCAGCACCTCGGGCGCCGGGTCGGCGAGGAAGGCCGCCCACGCCGCCATGTCGGTGACCGTGGACCAGAGCTGTCCGGCCGGGGCCATCGCGCCCGCGTCGAGGCGCGGCTCCTCGTGCAGGCTGCCGTGCAGCGGGTGCACGACGTAGCCGCGGGCGAACGGCTCGACCGGCCCGTACGAGGTGCGCTTCATGCCCAGCGGG
Protein-coding regions in this window:
- a CDS encoding DUF3097 domain-containing protein translates to MYGEDVLAGNWRTRRVVPVVDAVRDLVVEDVDSGFCGAVVGFELGAVVLEDRKGRRRNFPLDPASFLLEGKVVTLRRPAGGAVPVRPRRTASGSVAVEGVRAQVAKASRIWVEGIHDAALVERIWGDDLRVEGVVVQPLDGIDELPAAVRDFAPGPRRKLGVLVDHLVPGSKESRIVAGVTSPHVLVTGHPYVDVWQAVKPERVGLRAWPVVPPGRPWKEGVCAAVGVADPVEMWRRILAGVNSYKDVETPLVNAVERLIDFVTVLDDPSV
- a CDS encoding ferrochelatase encodes the protein MGYDAFLLMSFGGPEHRDDVMPFLRNVTRGRGVPEERLAEVAEHYYHFGGVSPINQQCRDLLAAIDADFAAHGLRLPTYWGNRNWQPMLADTVARMRDDGVTSALGFATSAYGGYSSCKQYWEDIAAARAHVGPGAPRIAKLRQFHDHPGFVRPHADAVREALAGLDPARRASTRLVFTAHSIPVSMAATAGPDGGRYTAQLHETAALVHAAAAPDLPWDLVWQSRSGPPQVPWLEPDINDHLRELADKGVTDVVVSPIGFVSDHLEVVWDLDNEAAATAEELGLGYARAATPGTDPRFVAMVRELVLERTDQIVPARLGTLPVWDVCPENCCPPPPRRGAS
- the fabI gene encoding enoyl-ACP reductase FabI; this encodes MSALLAGKRLLITGIITDASIAFSVAKLAQENGATVVLTGFGRLSLVERIAKRLPEPAPVIELDVTNAEHLAGLAGKVREHVDGLDGVVHSIGFAPQSCLGGGFLDAPWEDVATAVQVSTYSYKSLATACLPLMGRGGSVVGLTFDATKAWPVYDWMGVAKAGLESASRYLALHLGEQGIRSNLVSAGPLRTMAAKSIPGFEQFEQAWSDRAPLGWDLQDQEPAARAVCALLSDWFPATTGEIVHVDGGYHALGA
- a CDS encoding VWA domain-containing protein; amino-acid sequence: MIRFLAPWWLLAWLPVIAVAGVYVWRQFRQRSYAIRFTNVDLLRTLAPKGLGWRRHLAAAAFLLSMVALASAMARPSVDRKEPLERATVMLAIDVSLSMQADDVAPTRIQAAQEAAKAFVDELPPTYNLGLVSFAKSANVLVPPTKDRAAVLAGIDGLTLAEATATGEAVFTSLDAIRSVPADGADGAPPARIVLLSDGYRTSGRSIEDAATAASSANVPVSTIAFGTDTGVVDIRGQLQRVPVDRLSLQQLAETTKGYFYEAASVGELKQVYEDMGSSIGHRIEPREVTQWYAGAALLFGLVAAGLSLLWTSRLP
- a CDS encoding MarR family winged helix-turn-helix transcriptional regulator, with the protein product MAQAFVPMDPDTQLGYLLVRCGDQQARAWQEALRAHGVNPRQFSMLASLAHDPGISQAELARRVMVTPQSMSESLTRLIDDGLIARGSTEPGRPARLGLTEAGRRALERAYPVVSAHQEQAFAALTADEKAELARVLGKLTR
- a CDS encoding serine hydrolase domain-containing protein: MSLLPETGRRVTEIAVQAQSTGRAPSLALGIVRDSALLHFAAVGGQPQPDPAMQYRVGSITKTLTATMIMQLRDEGFFALDDLLYRHLPGTSVGGITLRQLLGHVSGLQREPEGTWWERSVGGDVDQLLAELPYEKVAGPPFRRYHYSNLAYGLLGAVLHRVTGEDWPTLLTKRVLDPLGMKRTSYGPVEPFARGYVVHPLHGSLHEEPRLDAGAMAPAGQLWSTVTDMAAWAAFLADPAPEVLARDTLDEMCAPVVIADETWTAGHGLGPQLYRVGERVFVGHGGSMPGYVAQLAVHRPSRIGVIAFANSYGLRGTHIQRVALDALNVVLDAEPVATQPWQPTAAPEGEAAELCGRWWWMGREYEIRAETDGVVMTCLTVPTVPWRFVREAPDRWRGTSGMNDGEILTALRDADGEVAKLDIATFIFGRDPSHLA
- a CDS encoding beta-ketoacyl-ACP reductase gives rise to the protein MPRTVLVTGGNRGIGLAIAQEFAKQGDRVAVTHRGSGAPDGLFGVQCDITDSAAVDAAFTTVEAELGPVEVLVANAGITDDTLLLRMSEEQFTRVLDTNLTGAFRCAKRASAKMLRAKWGRIIFISSVVGLYGGPGQVNYAASKAGLVGMARSITRELGSRNITANVVAPGFIETDMTDALPEARRAEIINAVPAGRLAQASEVAAAVTWLAGDSAAYVSGAVIPVDGGLGMGH
- a CDS encoding NUDIX domain-containing protein, with protein sequence MLDRYAHCTFCGARFTPGQPWPRRCAACGETSYLNPLPVAVALQPVGLGLLTVRRAIPPAQDLLALPGGFIERGETWQEATVRELREEVGLGVEAKVVRLFDVLSAPDGTLLIFGLLPALASADALPQSLPNTESHGWRILDAPQPLGFDLHTQVVAAYFAGVAAGF
- a CDS encoding HAD-IIA family hydrolase → MSERKAIESWLTDMDGVLVHEGVPVPGAPEFVAKMQQSGKPFLILTNNSIYTPRDLQARLSRMGIEVPERAIWTSALATAQFLADQRPDGTAYVIGEAGLTTALHAVGYVLTDYAPDYVVLGETRTYSFEAITKAIRLINGGARFICTNPDVTGPSNAGDLPAAGSVAAMISKATGVDPYFVGKPNPMMMRSALNTIEAHSESTAMIGDRMDTDVLCGLEAGLQTILVLTGISTRAETERYPYRPSRIVDSVADLIDEL